In Phyllobacterium zundukense, one DNA window encodes the following:
- a CDS encoding aminotransferase produces the protein MANSHPLTNVQQRDINAVLHPYTALHKLPETGPLVMGHGKGVYLYDTQGKEYIEGMSGLWCAGLGFGDEEMIEAANEQMRTLPYYHLFGGKGMEPAIELAEKLKEIAPVPISKVFYTSSGSEANDTQVKLAWYYNNALGRPKKKKIISRIKAYHGVTVMAASLTGLPGNHKGWDLPVEGILHTDCPHHYRFGLEGESEAEFVTRLAKSLKDMIEREGPETIAAFIAEPVMGAGGVIIPPSGYFAAIEPILREHDILIIADEVINGFGRTGNWWGSQSVGMTPTTISAAKQLTAAYAPLGAVLVPEDLYQAYIDQSSQIGTFGHGFTYGGHPVGCALGIKAIEIYQRRNILEYVRGLTPTFEARLNKVKDHPLVGEVRSCGLVGAVEMVADKSTKRPFDPAHGVGANLAKFLEGHGAVLRALGDTIAFCPPMIITEDELNELFNRFEKALADTEAYVSKNGLRAQQ, from the coding sequence ATGGCGAACAGCCACCCCCTTACCAATGTCCAGCAGCGCGATATCAACGCAGTCCTGCATCCATACACCGCTCTCCACAAGCTGCCGGAAACGGGACCGCTCGTGATGGGTCACGGCAAGGGTGTCTATCTCTACGACACCCAGGGCAAGGAATATATCGAGGGCATGTCGGGGCTGTGGTGTGCAGGCCTCGGCTTCGGCGACGAAGAAATGATCGAGGCTGCCAACGAGCAGATGCGCACCCTGCCCTACTACCATCTCTTCGGCGGCAAGGGCATGGAACCGGCCATCGAACTTGCTGAAAAGCTTAAGGAAATTGCGCCCGTGCCGATTTCGAAGGTGTTCTATACCTCGTCCGGTTCCGAGGCCAACGACACGCAGGTGAAGCTCGCCTGGTATTACAACAATGCGCTTGGCCGGCCTAAAAAGAAGAAGATCATCTCCCGCATCAAGGCCTATCACGGTGTCACCGTCATGGCGGCCTCGCTGACCGGCCTGCCTGGCAATCACAAGGGCTGGGATCTGCCGGTCGAAGGTATCCTGCATACGGATTGCCCGCACCATTACCGCTTTGGCCTGGAAGGCGAAAGCGAAGCGGAATTCGTCACACGCCTTGCCAAGTCATTGAAAGATATGATCGAACGCGAGGGGCCGGAGACGATTGCCGCCTTCATCGCCGAGCCCGTCATGGGCGCGGGCGGCGTGATCATTCCGCCTTCCGGCTATTTCGCCGCGATCGAGCCGATCCTGCGCGAGCATGATATTCTCATCATCGCCGATGAGGTGATCAATGGGTTCGGCCGTACCGGCAACTGGTGGGGCAGCCAGTCGGTTGGCATGACGCCGACGACCATTTCCGCCGCCAAGCAGCTGACCGCCGCCTATGCGCCGCTCGGCGCGGTGCTGGTGCCGGAAGACCTCTATCAGGCCTATATCGACCAGAGTTCGCAGATCGGCACTTTCGGCCATGGCTTCACCTATGGAGGCCATCCGGTGGGCTGTGCCCTTGGCATCAAGGCGATCGAGATCTACCAGCGCCGCAATATTCTCGAATATGTCCGCGGCCTGACGCCGACCTTCGAGGCCAGGTTGAACAAAGTCAAAGATCACCCGCTTGTGGGCGAAGTTCGTTCCTGCGGACTTGTTGGGGCTGTTGAGATGGTTGCTGACAAATCGACGAAGCGGCCTTTCGATCCGGCGCATGGTGTTGGAGCAAATCTTGCAAAGTTCCTGGAAGGACATGGCGCGGTGCTCCGCGCCTTGGGCGATACCATCGCATTCTGCCCGCCAATGATCATCACCGAAGACGAACTCAACGAGTTGTTCAACCGCTTCGAGAAGGCACTGGCAGACACCGAGGCCTATGTCTCGAAGAACGGACTTCGCGCGCAACAGTAA
- a CDS encoding esterase-like activity of phytase family protein, producing the protein MRFTLAVLLCASALIPASAFAAEQEFKAKLVSQAILPANTLVKAPDNAPEHLKTSGKFTTADRKRADGLGTVPGKDGARLTNLSVPFDGQPVQGFSGIKAAGDGTYWSLSDNGFGSKLNSPDAMLMLHHLAFDWEKGTVTRKETIFLTDPDKKVPFPIVMEGSDSRYLTGSDLDVESIQPVADGFWIGDEFGPYLVKVTRDGKVTDVVATKVGDKPVRSPDNPAITLPANPTLKNPVFNLKRSGGFEGLAQSKDGSKLYGLLEGPLFGEDGSVEKVDGAPALRIIEFDIASKSWTGRSWLYPLATGGEAIGDFNMIDDTTALVIERDNGAGVASKACADPKAPKPDCFDTPAKLKRIYKIEMTEANAGGAVRKIGYVDLLRIADPDNKARQGGGEGFYDIPFVTIENVDIVDDSHIIVGNDNNLPFSAGRAVDKADDDEFVILEVGDFLKAR; encoded by the coding sequence ATGCGTTTTACACTCGCTGTCTTACTTTGCGCCTCTGCACTGATCCCCGCGTCGGCTTTTGCCGCGGAACAGGAATTCAAGGCAAAGCTCGTCTCCCAGGCAATTCTCCCCGCCAACACACTGGTCAAGGCGCCGGATAACGCCCCCGAACATTTGAAAACATCGGGCAAATTCACAACAGCCGATCGCAAGCGTGCCGATGGGCTTGGCACCGTGCCGGGCAAGGATGGCGCGCGCCTGACAAATCTGTCAGTCCCGTTTGACGGCCAGCCGGTTCAGGGCTTCTCCGGCATCAAGGCAGCCGGTGACGGTACCTATTGGTCGCTTTCGGATAATGGATTCGGCTCGAAGCTCAATTCTCCCGACGCCATGCTGATGTTGCATCACCTGGCTTTCGATTGGGAAAAGGGCACCGTAACACGCAAGGAAACGATATTTCTGACCGATCCCGACAAGAAGGTGCCATTCCCGATTGTCATGGAAGGCAGCGATTCCCGCTATCTGACAGGGAGCGATCTTGACGTTGAATCGATCCAGCCCGTCGCTGACGGTTTCTGGATCGGCGATGAATTCGGCCCCTATCTCGTCAAGGTCACACGTGACGGCAAGGTGACGGATGTCGTTGCGACCAAGGTCGGCGACAAGCCGGTGCGCTCGCCGGACAATCCCGCGATCACCTTGCCGGCAAACCCGACATTGAAGAATCCTGTGTTCAATCTCAAGCGCTCCGGTGGATTTGAAGGCCTCGCCCAGTCGAAGGACGGCAGCAAGCTCTATGGTCTTCTGGAAGGGCCGCTCTTCGGCGAGGATGGTTCCGTCGAGAAAGTCGATGGCGCGCCAGCGCTGCGTATCATCGAGTTCGATATCGCATCGAAGAGCTGGACCGGACGCAGCTGGCTTTATCCGCTTGCCACCGGCGGTGAGGCAATCGGTGATTTCAACATGATCGATGACACCACCGCACTTGTCATTGAACGGGACAACGGCGCCGGCGTCGCAAGCAAGGCATGTGCCGATCCGAAGGCGCCGAAGCCGGACTGTTTTGACACGCCGGCCAAGCTCAAACGCATCTACAAGATCGAGATGACCGAGGCGAATGCCGGCGGTGCCGTGCGCAAGATCGGCTATGTCGATCTTCTCAGGATTGCCGATCCGGACAACAAGGCACGTCAGGGCGGCGGTGAAGGCTTCTACGACATTCCTTTCGTAACGATTGAGAACGTCGATATTGTTGATGACAGCCATATCATCGTGGGCAATGACAACAACCTGCCATTCTCGGCTGGTCGCGCCGTCGACAAGGCGGATGACGATGAATTCGTGATCCTGGAAGTTGGTGATTTTCTCAAGGCCCGATAA
- a CDS encoding TIM-barrel domain-containing protein — translation MTMDTGGFFNGNGLGPDGGTGNEDYARWMQFAAFTPIMRVHATNGNQRQPWFYVPQGQRVGETAAVEAIRLRYRLVPYIYSYEHQRRKTGVGIVRPLIFDWPQDQNVRNTIDSWLFGEWLLASPVVEEGQQNKNVYLPDGNWTRWSSGATDQGRQTVSFNTRTWERNFPLFIRAGAIIPMMSDADANPASETYVTSVGGWHPTELNVEVFPDAKLTSFDYYDDDGDSYDYEKGEYFLQTLSVQRSGTQVTFETASPDPVGSFKPQLQYYTVKIHGNVASSVSINGTAINPVANLTSLTGATEGWVAGADPDRGNIPVTYVRIKAGEKQSVVLTTR, via the coding sequence ATGACCATGGATACGGGCGGATTCTTCAATGGCAACGGTCTCGGTCCGGATGGAGGCACTGGAAATGAGGACTATGCGCGCTGGATGCAATTTGCCGCTTTCACGCCCATCATGCGGGTCCATGCGACGAACGGCAATCAACGCCAGCCATGGTTTTATGTGCCGCAAGGGCAGCGGGTTGGCGAAACGGCTGCCGTGGAGGCGATCAGGCTGCGTTATCGGCTCGTTCCCTATATCTACAGCTATGAGCACCAGCGCAGGAAAACCGGCGTCGGTATTGTCCGGCCGCTGATCTTCGACTGGCCGCAAGACCAGAACGTAAGAAACACCATCGATTCCTGGCTCTTCGGTGAATGGCTTCTCGCTTCGCCTGTCGTTGAGGAGGGTCAGCAAAACAAGAATGTCTATCTGCCAGATGGCAACTGGACTCGCTGGAGCTCGGGCGCGACCGATCAGGGCAGACAAACGGTCAGCTTCAATACCCGGACATGGGAAAGAAATTTTCCGTTGTTCATCCGCGCGGGGGCGATCATCCCCATGATGAGCGATGCGGATGCAAATCCTGCGTCGGAGACGTATGTTACGTCGGTCGGCGGGTGGCATCCAACTGAACTCAACGTCGAAGTGTTCCCAGATGCGAAGCTGACTTCATTCGACTATTACGATGATGACGGCGATAGCTATGATTACGAGAAAGGGGAGTATTTCCTGCAGACGCTATCGGTGCAGAGGTCTGGCACTCAGGTGACATTCGAAACCGCTTCTCCCGATCCCGTCGGCAGCTTCAAGCCGCAGTTGCAGTACTACACCGTGAAGATTCACGGCAACGTTGCCAGCAGCGTCAGCATCAACGGTACCGCAATAAACCCTGTGGCAAACCTCACCTCGCTGACCGGTGCAACCGAAGGCTGGGTCGCCGGCGCCGACCCGGATCGTGGCAATATTCCAGTCACATATGTCCGCATAAAAGCTGGTGAGAAACAATCCGTCGTGCTCACGACGCGGTAA